The Raphanus sativus cultivar WK10039 chromosome 2, ASM80110v3, whole genome shotgun sequence genome includes a region encoding these proteins:
- the LOC108839687 gene encoding elongation factor Tu, chloroplastic has translation MAISSPAYSRLICSYSSPPPSLSPAISTPVKLNLSSSFLRSYSLSTPTSSSPRRRRSSSFTVRAARGKFERKKPHVNIGTIGHVDHGKTTLTAALTMALASMGNSVAKKYDEIDAAPEERARGITINTATVEYETENRHYAHVDCPGHADYVKNMITGAAQMDGAILVVSGADGPMPQTKEHILLAKQVGVPDMVVFLNKEDQVDDAELLELVELEVRELLSSYEFNGDDIPIISGSALLAVETLTENPNVKRGDNKWVDKIYELMDAVDSYIPIPQRQTELPFLLAVEDVFSITGRGTVATGRVERGTVKVGETVDLVGLRETRNYTVTGVEMFQKILDEALAGDNVGLLLRGIQKADIQRGMVLAKPGSITPHTKFEAIVYVLKKEEGGRHSPFFAGYRPQFYMRTTDVTGKVTKIMNDKDEESKMVMPGDRVKIVVELIVPVACEQGMRFAIREGGKTVGAGVIQSIIE, from the coding sequence ATGGCGATATCCTCTCCCGCCTACTCTAGACTCATCTGTTCCTActcctctcctcctccttctctctctcccgCCATTTCCACTCCCGTTAAACTCAACCTCTCTTCCTCATTCCTCCGTTCATACTCCCTCTCCACCCCCACCTCCTCATCTCCCCGCCGCCGCCGCTCCTCCTCCTTCACCGTCCGCGCCGCGCGCGGCAAGTTCGAGAGAAAGAAGCCCCACGTCAACATCGGAACGATCGGCCACGTGGACCACGGCAAAACCACCCTAACCGCCGCCCTCACCATGGCCCTCGCCTCCATGGGGAACAGCGTCGCCAAAAAGTACGACGAGATCGACGCCGCGCCGGAAGAAAGAGCCCGCGGCATCACCATCAACACCGCCACCGTCGAGTACGAGACCGAGAACCGCCACTACGCCCACGTCGACTGCCCCGGCCACGCCGACTACGTCAAGAACATGATCACCGGCGCCGCCCAGATGGACGGCGCCATCCTCGTCGTCTCCGGCGCCGACGGACCCATGCCTCAGACCAAAGAGCACATCCTCCTCGCCAAGCAAGTCGGCGTCCCGGACATGGTCGTTTTCCTCAACAAGGAGGATCAGGTCGACGACGCCGAGCTGCTCGAGCTCGTCGAGCTCGAGGTTCGCGAGCTTCTGTCGTCTTACGAGTTCAACGGAGACGATATCCCGATTATCTCCGGCTCCGCGCTTTTGGCCGTGGAGACGCTTACGGAGAACCCTAACGTGAAGAGGGGAGATAACAAGTGGGTGGATAAGATCTACGAGCTTATGGATGCGGTTGATAGTTATATCCCGATCCCTCAGAGACAGACCGAGCTGCCTTTCTTGTTAGCTGTTGAAGATGTGTTCTCTATTACAGGACGTGGGACTGTGGCTACAGGGAGGGTGGAGAGAGGGACTGTGAAGGTTGGGGAGACTGTGGATTTAGTTGGGTTGAGGGAGACTAGGAACTATACGGTTACAGGAGTTGAGATGTTTCAGAAGATTCTTGATGAGGCGTTAGCTGGGGATAACGTGGGGTTGTTGCTTAGGGGTATTCAGAAGGCTGATATTCAGAGGGGGATGGTGTTGGCTAAGCCGGGGAGTATTACTCCGCATACTAAGTTTGAGGCGATTGTGTATGTGTTGAAGAAAGAGGAAGGTGGGAGGCATTCTCCGTTTTTCGCGGGGTACAGGCCTCAGTTCTACATGAGGACGACGGATGTTACGGGGAAAGTGACCAAGATTATGAATGATAAAGATGAGGAGTCGAAGATGGTTATGCCTGGTGATAGGGTGAAGATTGTGGTTGAGCTTATTGTGCCTGTGGCTTGTGAGCAAGGGATGAGGTTTGCTATTAGAGAAGGTGGGAAGACCGTTGGTGCTGGTGTTATTCAGTCTATCATCGAATGA
- the LOC108839690 gene encoding uncharacterized protein LOC108839690: MDLESFRVGLTPTVFYIPGFITDQEEAQLLNHIYGASGSKWKTLKNRRLQNWGGMVHEKGLVPQELPSWLTKITEKINESSGLFPSAINHVLINEYHPDQGIMPHQDGPAYFPVVAILSLGSPVVMDFSPHLRLISGDDDNSRDQSGESGVSERDNQNSFSVLMMPRSLLIFKDEAYSDYLHGISDSPTHCYKQVVNEAEALACSSGDSRTDGDNKILHRDQTRVSLTCRLVPKVHKNLFRF, encoded by the exons ATGGACTTAGAGAGCTTTAGGGTAGGTCTTACCCCAACAGTCTTCTACATTCCTGGTTTCATCACTGACCAAGAGGAAGCTCAGCTCCTCAATCAT ATATATGGAGCATCTGGTTCCAAGTGGAAGACGTTAAAGAACAGAAGATTACAGAACTGGG GTGGTATGGTCCATGAAAAGGGTCTTGTTCCACAAGAGT TGCCTTCTTGGCTGACAAAGATTACCGAGAAAATTAATGAAAGCTCTGGTCTTTTCCCTTCTGCTATAAATCATGTCCTCATCAATGAATACCATCCTGACCAAGGGATAATG CCGCACCAAGATGGACCAGCTTATTTTCCTGTTGTAGCTATCCTATCTCTAGGCTCACCTGTCGTTATGGACTTCAGTCCGCATTTGAGATTAATATCAGGCGATGACGACAATTCCAGAGATCAAAGTGGAGAGAGTGGTGTGTCTGAGAGAGATAATCAAAACTCATTCTCTGTTTTGATGATGCCTCGAAGCCTACTAATCTTCAAAGATGAAGCTTACTCAG ATTACCTCCACGGCATTAGCGATAGTCCAACACATTGCTACAAACAG GTCGTGAATGAAGCTGAAGCTTTGGCTTGCTCCAGTGGAGATTCAAGAACAGACGGTGACAACAAGATTCTTCACAGAGACCAAACTCGCGTGTCACTTACCTGCCGTTTAGTCCCCAAAGTCCATAAAAATCTTTTCAGGTTTTAG